From Hartmannibacter diazotrophicus, a single genomic window includes:
- a CDS encoding NmrA/HSCARG family protein codes for MTILVTGSTGTIGAQVLAHLQARNADVRALTRSPETAQLPAGVTAVRGDLADPDSVRAALQGVSTLFLLVPNVADELTQAMLTLTVAREAGVKGIVYLSVFGSDAYADVPHFAGKYTVERMIEALDLPATILRPAYFIQNDLRQKDGLLKAGVYGSPIGAKGVSMVDIRDIGEAAAIELNRREQATAPLGRETYSLVGPDSLTGEGIAAIWNEVLGSPVRYGGDDLVVMEQRMKTMLPAWHALDLRLMFSRYQTEGAAATADDIAQLTTLLGRAPRSYAAFARDAAVQWTKS; via the coding sequence ATGACCATTCTCGTCACCGGCAGCACTGGAACCATCGGGGCCCAGGTCCTGGCCCATCTTCAAGCGCGCAACGCCGATGTCCGCGCCCTGACGCGCTCGCCCGAGACGGCGCAGCTTCCCGCTGGCGTCACGGCGGTCCGCGGAGACCTCGCCGACCCGGATTCGGTACGCGCGGCTCTCCAAGGCGTCAGCACGCTGTTCTTGCTGGTCCCGAACGTCGCCGATGAACTGACCCAGGCCATGCTGACCCTCACGGTCGCCCGCGAGGCCGGCGTCAAGGGCATCGTCTATCTCTCGGTCTTCGGCAGCGACGCCTATGCCGACGTGCCCCATTTCGCCGGCAAGTACACGGTCGAGCGCATGATCGAGGCCCTCGATTTGCCCGCAACGATCTTACGTCCCGCCTACTTCATCCAGAACGATCTACGCCAGAAGGACGGACTTCTGAAGGCCGGCGTCTACGGGTCGCCGATCGGCGCGAAGGGCGTCTCGATGGTCGATATCCGCGATATCGGCGAGGCCGCCGCGATCGAGCTCAATCGCCGTGAGCAGGCCACAGCACCGCTCGGCCGCGAAACCTATTCCCTCGTTGGTCCCGACAGCCTGACCGGCGAAGGGATCGCTGCGATCTGGAATGAGGTCCTCGGCAGCCCGGTCCGCTATGGCGGCGACGATCTTGTCGTCATGGAGCAGCGCATGAAGACCATGCTGCCCGCCTGGCATGCGCTCGACCTGCGCCTGATGTTCAGCCGCTATCAGACCGAAGGTGCCGCGGCGACCGCCGACGACATCGCCCAGCTGACCACGCTCCTCGGACGTGCTCCGCGCTCCTACGCCGCCTTTGCCAGGGATGCGGCCGTCCAGTGGACGAAATCCTGA